In one Watersipora subatra chromosome 6, tzWatSuba1.1, whole genome shotgun sequence genomic region, the following are encoded:
- the LOC137398878 gene encoding sulfhydryl oxidase 2-like has translation MAVEIPKLKGKSNSECAPWLWDAHNRANKRLAGKTSEDPVYPKIQFPSKELCPLCRNPKGMWIQETVYDFLHSLYADVRPFNFPKLLSQAPEWKHLPGVDSLRDWETKTAIGRAEMSMCYLLYITSAIVIAGLFYFVVIKRRLRLRSRKCPPRAESNLDYNKPIY, from the exons ATGGCTGTTGAAATTCCTAAACTGAAGGGAAAGTCTAACAGTGAGTGCGCTCCATGGCTCTGGGACGCTCATAACAGG GCAAATAAGAGGTTGGCTGGAAAGACCAGTGAGGATCCCGTGTATCCTAAAATTCAGTTTCCTTCTAAAGAGTTGTGTCCTTTATGCAGGAATCCCAAAGGAATGTGGATTCAAGAAACG GTTTATGATTTTCTACATTCACTCTATGCAGATGTTAGACCCTTCAACTTTCCTAAACTCCTCTCTCAGGCTCCGGAGTGGAAACACTTGCCAGGCGTGGACTCACTGCGAGATTGGGAAACCAAAACAGCCATAGGTCGTGCAGAGATGTCCATgtgctatttattgtatatcacaTCTGCTATTGTAATTGCTggtttgttctattttgttgtCATCAAGAGAAGACTTCGACTGCGTTCCAGAAAGTGTCCCCCACGAGCcgagtcaaaccttgactataATAAACCAATTTACTAA